Proteins from one Elgaria multicarinata webbii isolate HBS135686 ecotype San Diego chromosome 3, rElgMul1.1.pri, whole genome shotgun sequence genomic window:
- the LOC134396084 gene encoding tripartite motif-containing protein 10-like has translation MAAASQSTDVEWEATCPICREYLTDPVTLDCGHNYCLGCITNYREIWEEQGGDLGCSICRAPIQNEDFRQNWQLANIVEQIKLLPLHLEIESLCLRHKEKLRLFCKEDEVLVCWKCKCSPEHNSHTVLLKEEAAQEHKELIRRRLESLRNERGRILANQADTEKENEDLLKKTRVEKEKTVAVFRQLHQFLEEQEQLLLVQMEEVEKEIARRREKHQARLSEELFSLERLIQEMEEKCQQPAGELLQDVRSTLLRSEKETFENPVAFPPELKWRIWDFREINPFLEGVMEQFKDVLLTRLPLMKANVTLDPDTAHPRLILSEDHKSVRWGDKQQDVPDNPERFEKRPFVLGREGFTAGRHFWEVSVGSEEYWAVGVARESVRRKGPIGLSPEEEMWVVEYVGGLYWASNPPHFPRLSLSEELKRIRVILNCAGGRVSFYDADRGTLLYAFSGDSFAGETLLPFFHVWGKGHLSISP, from the exons ATGGCTGCAGCCTCACAATCAACAGATGTGGAATGGGAAGCCACGTGCCCCATCTGCAGAGAGTATCTGACAGACCCAGTGACTCTGGACTGCGGCCACAACTACTGTCTGGGCTGCATCACAAACTACAGAGAGATATGGGAAGAACAGGGTGGGGACTTGGGGTGTTCCATCTGCAGAGCCCCGATACAGAATGAGGACTTCCGGCAAAATTGGCAGCTGGCAAATATAGTAGAACAAATTAAACTCCTGCCACTACATCTAGAAATAGAGAGCCTGTGTTTGAGACACAAGGAAAAACTCCGTCTGTTCTGTAAAGAAGATGAAGTTCTGGTGTGCTGGAAGTGTAAGTGCTCCCCGGAACATAATTCACACACTGTTCTTCTGAAGGAAGAGGCTGCCCAGGAACACAAG GAACTGATCCGTCGTCGCCTGGAGAGTCTGAGGAACGAGAGAGGGAGAATTCTGGCAAATCAAGCAGACACAGAAAAGGAAAATGAAGACCTGCTT AAGAAAACAAGAGTAGAGAAGGAAAAGacagtggctgtgttcagacagctACATCAGTTTctggaggaacaagagcagcttcTGCTGGTCCAGATGGAAGAGGTGGAGAAGGAGATTGCTAGGAGAAGGGAGAAGCACCAGGCCAGACTCTCTGAAGAACTCTTCTCTCTTGAACGTCTCATCCAGGAGATGGAGGAGAAGTGTCAGCAGCCAGCAGGTGAACTCCTGCAG GACGTGAGAAGCACCTTGCTGAG GAGTGAGAAGGAGACATTTGAGAATCCAGTAGCTTTCCCTCCAGAGCTGAAGTGGAGGATCTGGGACTTCCGTGAAATTAATCCCTTTCTGGAGGGTGTCATGGAGCAATTCAAAG ATGTGCTGCTAACTCGACTACCTCTGATGAAAG caaacgtcactctggatccagacacagctcATCCCAGGCTCATCCTGTCTGAGGACCATAAAAGCGTCAGATGGGGAGACAAACAGCAAGATGTGCCCGACAATCCTGAGAGATTTGAAAAACGTCCTTTTGTCCTGGGACGTGAGGGATTCAcggcaggcagacatttctgggaagtCAGTGTGGGAAGTGAGGAATACTGGGCTGTGGGGGTCGCCAGAGAGTCTGTGAGGAGAAAAGGCCCGATTGGACTTAGTCCTGAGGAAGAGATGTGGGTTGTGGAGTATGTTGGAGGTCTATACTGGGCTTCCAACCCCCCTCATTTCCCTCGTCTGTCCCTGAGTGAGGAGCTCAAGAGGATCCGAGTGATTCTGAACTGTGCTGGGGGACGGGTGTCCTTTTATGATGCTGACAGAGGGACCCTCCTCTACGCCTTCTCTGGAGACTCCTTTGCAGGAGAGACTCTTCTGCCCTTCTTTCATGTATGGGGAAAAGGCCACCTCAGCATCTCTCCTTAA